The following are from one region of the Archangium lipolyticum genome:
- a CDS encoding TetR/AcrR family transcriptional regulator encodes MTRRHDPERRARIIDAALAVIAEGGVAGTSHRRVADRAGVPLGSMTYHFTSMDELLREAFTRFATRLSERFAARIEAAADLDALAETVVHLVHDDLTAGQDDLVLSLELYTLAARQPAFRQITHDWMRRSRQALERLVDARTAHELDALIEGLFIHISLDPTPRGRDVTRDAVRRILSL; translated from the coding sequence GTGACCCGCCGGCACGACCCCGAGCGCCGCGCTCGCATCATCGACGCGGCACTTGCCGTCATCGCCGAGGGCGGCGTCGCTGGCACCTCGCACCGCCGCGTCGCCGACCGCGCCGGGGTTCCGCTTGGCTCGATGACCTACCACTTCACGAGCATGGACGAGTTGCTGCGCGAGGCGTTCACCCGCTTCGCCACACGCCTCAGCGAGCGTTTCGCCGCGCGCATCGAGGCGGCGGCCGACCTCGACGCGCTGGCCGAGACGGTCGTCCACCTCGTGCACGATGACCTCACGGCTGGCCAGGACGACCTCGTGCTCTCCCTCGAGCTCTACACGCTCGCCGCACGCCAGCCCGCCTTCCGGCAGATCACCCATGACTGGATGCGCCGGAGCCGCCAGGCGCTCGAGCGACTCGTCGACGCCAGGACGGCGCACGAGCTCGACGCCCTGATCGAGGGGCTCTTCATCCACATCAGCCTCGACCCGACCCCCCGCGGCCGCGACGTCACGCGTGACGCCGTGCGCCGCATCCTCTCGCTCTGA
- a CDS encoding MFS transporter — translation MTTPHPPQEPRQYRAARVAVAALFFTNGAIFANLLPRYPQIKADLGLSNAEYGLAIAAFPCGALMAGLAAGALIRRFRSSRVAVAGTLLTSVGVLLAGLAPSWGVLAGALFFAGCMDAITDVAQNSHGLRVQRLYGRSILNSFHAIWSVGAVSGGLMGGLAAGLDVPRGVHLSLSALLFAVVAQTALRYTLPGPEPIEPGERSEADAQVDGVPARSTGRGRIWLMIAALVLIAVSGALVEDAGSTWAAVYLSGTLGADVAIASFGYIALVGSQFIGRLLGDGLVDRFGQRAVARTGGAITAVGMGSALLFPSVPGTIAGFALAGFGVATLVPAAMHGADELPGLRAGTGLTLVSWLMRLGFLASPPVVGLVADAVGLRVGLLVVPLAGSLVLVLAGVLSAARVTQRAHGKPMEGEGWCAEAEEGR, via the coding sequence ATGACCACCCCCCATCCTCCCCAAGAGCCCCGCCAGTACCGGGCGGCCCGCGTCGCCGTCGCGGCGCTGTTCTTCACGAACGGTGCGATCTTCGCCAACCTGTTGCCGCGCTACCCGCAGATCAAGGCCGACCTCGGGCTCAGCAATGCCGAGTACGGACTCGCCATCGCGGCGTTCCCCTGCGGGGCCCTGATGGCCGGGCTCGCCGCCGGAGCCCTCATCCGCCGCTTCCGCTCGTCGCGGGTCGCCGTGGCTGGCACGCTGCTCACCAGCGTGGGCGTGCTGCTCGCGGGGCTCGCCCCCTCCTGGGGTGTGCTCGCCGGGGCGCTCTTCTTCGCTGGCTGCATGGACGCCATCACCGACGTGGCGCAGAACTCGCACGGCCTGCGCGTGCAGCGGCTCTACGGCCGGTCCATCCTCAACTCGTTCCACGCCATTTGGAGTGTCGGCGCGGTGAGCGGCGGCCTCATGGGCGGTCTCGCCGCGGGCCTCGACGTGCCACGTGGCGTGCATCTGAGCTTGTCGGCCCTGCTCTTCGCCGTCGTCGCGCAGACGGCGCTGCGCTACACGCTCCCCGGCCCAGAGCCCATCGAGCCCGGCGAGCGCTCTGAAGCAGACGCACAGGTGGACGGCGTCCCCGCGCGGTCGACGGGCCGCGGTCGCATCTGGCTCATGATCGCGGCGCTCGTCCTGATTGCCGTCAGCGGCGCGCTCGTCGAAGACGCCGGCAGTACCTGGGCGGCCGTCTACCTTTCCGGCACGCTCGGCGCCGACGTCGCCATCGCCTCGTTCGGCTACATCGCGCTGGTGGGCTCGCAGTTCATCGGGCGGCTGCTCGGCGATGGCCTCGTCGACAGGTTCGGCCAGCGCGCGGTCGCCCGGACAGGAGGCGCGATCACGGCGGTGGGGATGGGCTCGGCCCTGCTGTTCCCCTCGGTGCCGGGCACCATCGCGGGCTTCGCACTCGCCGGCTTCGGCGTCGCGACGCTGGTGCCCGCCGCGATGCACGGCGCCGACGAGCTGCCCGGCCTGAGAGCCGGTACCGGCCTCACCCTCGTCAGCTGGCTGATGCGCCTCGGCTTCCTCGCGTCGCCCCCGGTCGTCGGGCTCGTCGCCGACGCCGTGGGTCTGCGCGTGGGACTGCTCGTGGTGCCGCTCGCGGGCTCGCTCGTGCTGGTGCTGGCGGGTGTGTTGTCAGCCGCCCGCGTCACGCAAAGGGCACATGGGAAGCCCATGGAGGGTGAGGGCTGGTGCGCGGAGGCCGAGGAGGGCCGTTGA
- a CDS encoding GH39 family glycosyl hydrolase — MSSRSDLEVSSPHRYRRLIGAVGLLLLSACGGSDANPRASGPEAPGVSRAALATAITVDTASNAGAVNPFSWAVGAPDKYVGHWPGNAVLEQRIRDAKVKLVRVGVTQWGLYNGQDVYPAHNTWNWATIDALLNTIWDAGAEPLIVVCGFPGGVNKTLDADKVILSADWAEYGTFMAGLVQRYNVDQALGASKRVRYFEMWNEATNEWDGKFASKADYNTFFTTVASAMRARDATLKLIGPADSHSGDLDKGPADSWLSNAAKNLEADLDILSWHNYGPHASDTATDAQRMAWTPPNYRDDVIKVKNGGLDGVLTGPSGKKFGAAITEYNIAQGDFAAFNAKYHSEVNATWTASAIINAMKADIDIFSFYNLAEAGQNHLGLLNTTDFAPHKPYFTLFLFGNYTGDQKLTTTGGTANLEAFASRATATGRTFVTVVNKDTAGNAYDVTVSLAGISSATGTVNVRTVNAATTANPTAYTTVPYAGSAFTYTVPPYHVVSFEVIPATGGGVLFQSGFESTDTQPTWLDTIEASQNVTANTWATQVECSPRQESPHTGLAALMYSGKDTSATVSYANARVFDVNIPITAATKLSYWIHPQHDNARYVAVDFVCTDGSTLRDSGATDLDGFSMHAQAGHGGAIPLNTWTQIRSNVGQWLSGKTLDRILVSYDRPASTGDYRGYIDDIVITNGALP, encoded by the coding sequence GTGTCATCACGCTCGGACCTCGAAGTCTCGTCGCCACATCGCTACCGCCGCCTCATCGGAGCCGTGGGGCTCCTCCTGCTGAGCGCCTGCGGTGGCTCCGATGCCAACCCACGGGCGTCCGGCCCCGAGGCTCCCGGAGTCTCCCGTGCGGCGCTGGCCACGGCCATCACGGTCGATACCGCGTCGAACGCGGGCGCCGTCAACCCGTTCTCCTGGGCCGTTGGCGCCCCGGACAAGTACGTGGGGCACTGGCCCGGAAACGCGGTCCTCGAGCAGCGAATCAGGGACGCGAAGGTGAAGCTCGTCCGCGTGGGCGTCACGCAGTGGGGCCTGTACAACGGGCAGGACGTCTACCCGGCCCATAACACGTGGAACTGGGCGACCATCGACGCGCTGCTGAACACCATCTGGGACGCCGGGGCCGAGCCGCTCATCGTCGTGTGCGGCTTTCCCGGAGGCGTCAACAAGACGCTCGACGCGGACAAGGTCATCCTCTCCGCCGACTGGGCCGAGTACGGCACCTTCATGGCGGGCCTCGTGCAGCGCTACAACGTCGACCAGGCGCTGGGGGCCTCGAAGCGCGTCCGGTACTTCGAGATGTGGAACGAGGCCACCAACGAGTGGGACGGGAAGTTCGCGTCGAAGGCGGACTACAACACCTTCTTCACCACCGTCGCCTCGGCCATGCGCGCCAGGGATGCGACGCTCAAGCTCATCGGTCCGGCGGACTCGCACTCGGGAGATCTGGACAAGGGGCCCGCCGATAGCTGGCTGTCCAACGCGGCGAAGAACCTGGAAGCGGACCTGGACATCCTGAGCTGGCACAACTACGGCCCCCATGCCAGCGACACGGCGACGGATGCCCAGCGCATGGCCTGGACGCCGCCGAACTACCGGGACGACGTCATCAAGGTGAAGAACGGCGGCCTCGACGGCGTCCTCACCGGCCCCTCGGGCAAGAAGTTCGGCGCCGCCATCACCGAGTACAACATCGCCCAGGGGGACTTCGCCGCCTTCAACGCGAAGTACCACAGCGAGGTCAACGCGACGTGGACGGCCAGCGCCATCATCAACGCGATGAAGGCGGACATCGACATCTTCAGCTTCTACAACCTCGCCGAGGCCGGACAGAACCACCTGGGCCTGCTGAACACCACGGACTTCGCGCCGCACAAGCCGTACTTCACGCTGTTCCTCTTCGGCAACTACACGGGCGACCAGAAGCTGACCACCACGGGCGGAACGGCGAACCTCGAGGCCTTCGCCAGCCGGGCCACGGCGACGGGAAGGACGTTCGTCACCGTGGTGAACAAGGACACGGCGGGGAATGCGTATGACGTCACCGTCTCGCTCGCCGGAATCTCCAGCGCCACGGGCACCGTGAACGTGCGCACGGTCAACGCGGCGACGACGGCGAACCCCACGGCGTACACGACGGTTCCGTACGCGGGCTCCGCCTTCACCTACACCGTGCCGCCGTACCACGTCGTGTCGTTCGAGGTCATCCCCGCCACGGGAGGGGGCGTGCTGTTCCAGTCCGGCTTCGAGAGCACCGATACCCAGCCGACGTGGTTGGACACGATCGAGGCCAGCCAGAACGTCACCGCCAATACGTGGGCGACGCAGGTGGAGTGCTCGCCCCGCCAGGAGTCGCCGCACACGGGCCTTGCCGCGCTCATGTACTCGGGCAAGGACACCAGCGCGACGGTGTCCTACGCCAATGCCCGCGTCTTCGACGTGAACATCCCCATCACCGCCGCCACGAAGCTGAGCTACTGGATTCACCCCCAGCACGACAACGCCCGGTATGTCGCGGTGGACTTCGTCTGTACCGACGGCTCGACGCTCCGGGACAGCGGCGCCACGGACCTCGATGGCTTCAGCATGCACGCCCAGGCGGGCCACGGAGGGGCGATTCCGCTGAACACCTGGACGCAGATTCGCAGCAACGTGGGCCAGTGGCTGAGCGGGAAGACCCTCGACCGCATCCTCGTGAGCTACGACCGGCCCGCCAGCACGGGGGACTACCGGGGGTACATCGACGACATCGTCATCACCAACGGCGCCCTGCCATAG
- a CDS encoding right-handed parallel beta-helix repeat-containing protein, whose translation MHTSSLSTHLARGSLRSRLSRLVPSLAAVLLLPLPGLAAQVPVSCNNTVSDDETLNAAVAASSVGDELVISGPCLINSTIRLRGQRAYRGGEPSGTVIRQANGANLAALMANDTWLDAQTYTGNPVSVRNLTLDGNASNNTGRATDGIVLMSWNSTVENTRINFMRGSGIRLTNTNSAGTAIVNTQVNGRIVHNFISDSGLHGVYVQDSGNSVTDWDLIDNWIADSGASAIRMENSAGWKVRGNHLYGVGQTAIVAQRLFGTTISDNYIEGFGEGATAGTWAGIGATVQGDAASVISDNKIFNFGDEPNTASRYHYLSISQVNYGAGFVSVTGNAIRGIGSTRSTGLNYEKGSGTSLTVVSTGNLVTGVATSRNVGTGVTVTAGQ comes from the coding sequence ATGCACACATCCTCCCTGTCCACACACCTGGCCCGTGGTTCCCTTCGTTCGCGGCTGTCGAGGCTCGTCCCATCGCTCGCGGCGGTCCTGCTCCTCCCGCTTCCCGGCCTCGCGGCGCAGGTGCCGGTGAGCTGCAATAACACCGTCAGCGACGACGAGACGCTGAATGCCGCCGTCGCGGCCAGTTCCGTCGGCGATGAGCTCGTCATCTCCGGGCCGTGCCTCATCAACTCGACCATTCGCCTTCGCGGGCAGCGGGCGTACCGGGGGGGAGAGCCCTCGGGCACGGTCATCCGCCAGGCGAATGGCGCCAACCTCGCGGCGCTGATGGCGAATGATACGTGGTTGGATGCGCAGACCTACACGGGCAACCCGGTCAGCGTCCGGAACCTCACGCTGGACGGCAATGCGTCCAACAACACCGGCCGGGCCACGGATGGTATCGTGCTGATGTCGTGGAACTCGACGGTGGAGAACACCCGCATCAACTTCATGCGCGGCTCGGGCATCCGTCTCACCAACACCAACAGCGCGGGGACGGCCATCGTCAACACGCAGGTGAACGGGCGCATCGTTCACAACTTCATCAGCGATTCGGGTCTCCATGGGGTGTACGTCCAGGACTCGGGCAACTCCGTCACGGACTGGGACCTCATCGACAACTGGATTGCCGACTCCGGCGCGAGCGCCATCCGCATGGAGAACTCCGCGGGCTGGAAGGTGCGTGGCAATCACCTCTACGGCGTGGGGCAGACGGCCATCGTCGCGCAGCGCCTGTTCGGGACCACCATCTCCGACAACTACATCGAGGGCTTCGGCGAGGGCGCCACCGCCGGCACGTGGGCGGGCATCGGCGCCACCGTCCAAGGGGATGCGGCGTCGGTCATCTCCGACAACAAGATCTTCAACTTCGGGGACGAGCCGAACACCGCCTCGCGCTACCACTACCTGTCCATCAGCCAGGTCAACTACGGAGCGGGCTTCGTCTCGGTGACGGGCAACGCCATCCGAGGTATCGGCTCCACGCGCAGCACCGGCCTCAACTACGAGAAGGGCAGCGGCACCTCGCTCACCGTCGTGTCCACGGGCAACCTGGTGACGGGTGTGGCCACCTCGCGGAACGTGGGCACGGGCGTCACCGTCACCGCGGGGCAGTGA
- a CDS encoding MOSC domain-containing protein, whose translation MTEAALSSALQLVSLWIHPIKSCAGIQVSSAQVTPRSGLAGDREWVIINREDQQVWMGEIHRMALVQPGFEGENLVLQSPGFGVLKVPRHLLESPCQVKIWNDDDKVNETFSGQDAGDEASEWLTAVLGQPLRLVRLGQNGLTRKALMPLHVLSLASLRQLNQRLADRGHAPVEYERFRPNLVVDHADLAPFAEEGFSSLRWSEGAPEIQFSGHCIRCIMPNVSPKDATAGHEPLATVAALSRERQQKNPIFGVYGRALSEGVLTVGLRGRAR comes from the coding sequence ATGACTGAAGCAGCCCTCTCCTCTGCCCTCCAACTTGTCAGCCTGTGGATCCATCCCATCAAATCCTGTGCGGGGATTCAGGTCTCGTCTGCTCAGGTCACCCCTCGGTCCGGTCTGGCTGGAGACCGGGAGTGGGTCATCATCAACCGTGAAGACCAGCAGGTCTGGATGGGTGAAATTCACCGGATGGCACTGGTTCAACCCGGGTTCGAAGGTGAAAACCTGGTGCTTCAGTCCCCGGGGTTCGGAGTCCTGAAGGTCCCTCGTCATCTGCTAGAGAGTCCTTGTCAGGTGAAGATCTGGAATGATGACGACAAGGTCAATGAAACATTCTCCGGTCAGGATGCTGGAGATGAAGCCAGCGAATGGCTGACAGCCGTGCTGGGTCAGCCCCTGCGTCTGGTTCGCCTCGGACAGAATGGCCTGACCCGCAAAGCCCTGATGCCCCTGCATGTCCTTTCCCTGGCTTCACTCAGGCAACTCAACCAGCGGCTCGCGGATCGGGGGCATGCTCCGGTGGAATATGAGCGTTTCCGTCCCAATCTGGTGGTGGATCACGCGGATCTTGCACCATTCGCTGAAGAGGGCTTTTCCAGCTTGCGGTGGAGTGAGGGGGCTCCAGAGATCCAGTTCTCAGGTCACTGCATTCGCTGCATCATGCCCAATGTCAGTCCGAAAGATGCCACGGCAGGCCATGAACCGCTGGCCACGGTGGCTGCTCTCAGCAGGGAGAGACAACAAAAAAACCCCATCTTTGGGGTTTATGGTCGAGCTCTGTCCGAAGGAGTACTGACCGTGGGTTTGCGCGGTAGGGCGCGGTAA
- a CDS encoding dicarboxylate/amino acid:cation symporter, producing the protein MRLLSWWFRIPFWQRVLGGFVLGALAGWGMGEAAGPWLQPLGTLYVNLIRMIATPLVFFAVIHAVSALHGQKSVAALGGKTFLWFAVTAALAVGVGLGTAALLRPGLGVGTLMMAEGYKPREVPGAIQVLLGVVPTNPFAALAEGKILQVIFFAGLLGFALVKLGEKTARLRSLVGEASEAMIQVTRFVLELTPLGTFGLIAALVGTYGFERLLPLGRFVLALYVACALHIVFVYGGLLLAHGLNPLRFFRGAAPGMQVAFVSSSSFASMPVALRSVTHNLGVNRDYAAFAVPLGASIKMDGCGAIYPALASLFVAQYFGLELSASQYFIILLASVLGSFGTAGVPGTAVVMATVVLSSAGLPLEGLGYLLAIDRILDMMRTLTNVTGQMLVPVLVAREEGLLDVAVYDRASSNVGVEEPS; encoded by the coding sequence ATGAGACTGCTGTCCTGGTGGTTCCGCATTCCGTTCTGGCAGCGCGTGTTGGGCGGTTTCGTGCTCGGCGCGCTGGCCGGCTGGGGAATGGGCGAAGCGGCGGGGCCCTGGTTGCAGCCGCTGGGCACGCTGTACGTCAACCTCATCCGGATGATCGCCACGCCGCTGGTGTTCTTCGCGGTCATCCATGCGGTGTCGGCGCTGCACGGGCAGAAGAGCGTGGCGGCGCTGGGCGGCAAGACGTTCCTGTGGTTCGCCGTGACCGCGGCCCTGGCGGTGGGCGTGGGTCTGGGCACCGCCGCCTTGCTTCGCCCGGGGCTCGGCGTGGGCACGCTGATGATGGCCGAGGGCTACAAGCCGCGCGAGGTACCGGGGGCGATACAGGTGCTGCTGGGCGTGGTACCGACCAATCCCTTCGCCGCCCTGGCGGAAGGGAAGATCCTCCAGGTCATTTTCTTCGCCGGCCTGCTGGGCTTCGCGCTGGTCAAGCTGGGCGAGAAGACGGCGAGGCTGCGCTCGCTGGTGGGCGAGGCCAGCGAGGCGATGATCCAGGTCACCCGCTTCGTGCTGGAGCTGACCCCGCTCGGGACCTTCGGGCTCATCGCCGCCCTGGTGGGCACCTATGGCTTCGAGCGCCTGCTGCCGCTGGGCCGGTTCGTGCTCGCGTTGTACGTGGCCTGCGCGCTGCACATCGTGTTCGTCTATGGAGGCCTGCTGCTGGCGCACGGGCTCAATCCGCTGCGCTTCTTCCGGGGCGCGGCGCCCGGGATGCAGGTGGCCTTCGTCAGCTCGTCCAGCTTCGCGTCCATGCCCGTGGCCCTGCGCAGCGTCACGCACAACCTCGGGGTGAACCGCGACTACGCGGCCTTCGCGGTGCCGCTGGGCGCCAGCATCAAGATGGACGGCTGCGGCGCCATCTACCCGGCCCTCGCCTCCCTCTTCGTCGCGCAGTACTTCGGCCTGGAGTTGTCGGCGTCGCAGTACTTCATCATCCTGCTGGCCTCGGTGCTCGGCAGCTTCGGCACCGCGGGCGTGCCGGGGACGGCGGTGGTGATGGCCACGGTGGTGCTCAGCTCCGCCGGGCTGCCCCTGGAGGGGCTGGGCTACCTGCTCGCCATCGATCGCATCCTGGACATGATGCGCACTCTGACCAACGTCACCGGCCAGATGCTGGTGCCGGTCCTGGTGGCCAGGGAGGAAGGATTGCTCGACGTGGCCGTGTACGACCGGGCCTCCAGCAACGTCGGGGTGGAGGAGCCGTCCTAG
- a CDS encoding alpha/beta hydrolase family protein yields the protein MATPVHEHDFFFSGEGVRLAGTLSRTPGTRPLPALILISGSGAHDRDETVCGHKPFKIIADFFSRRGYAVLRYDDRGVGGSSGESERTEFSDSVADAKAAFRSLASTAGIDGSRISFCGHSEGGLVAASAADGLRIQSVVMLASPAVPIEPLLHAQARALSLEAGATERQLTHERRMNEAVFEMARGPAQEHVALREITRIIGEFLRTWPDLPPAEPDTVALNAREMARIVCAPAYRSLLRQSPRDILGSVRKPMLAVFGGRDCQVPGPENLAAFQQAAADNPWAETLLFEDMNHLFQATRTGSMAEYEALPPGPAEEVLRAIEDWLGRRHGRLAEEGAPPSG from the coding sequence ATGGCGACTCCTGTCCACGAACACGACTTCTTCTTTTCCGGAGAAGGCGTCCGGCTCGCTGGCACCTTGTCTCGCACACCCGGGACACGGCCATTACCCGCGCTGATCCTGATCTCGGGCTCGGGCGCGCACGATCGGGACGAGACTGTCTGCGGACACAAGCCGTTCAAGATCATTGCCGATTTCTTCTCCCGGCGGGGGTACGCGGTGCTGCGCTACGACGACCGGGGTGTAGGCGGCTCCTCGGGAGAGTCGGAGCGGACGGAGTTCTCCGACAGCGTGGCGGATGCGAAGGCGGCGTTCCGTTCGCTTGCATCCACAGCCGGCATCGATGGCAGCCGGATCTCCTTTTGCGGACACAGCGAGGGCGGTCTCGTCGCGGCCTCGGCTGCTGACGGGCTGCGGATACAGTCCGTGGTCATGCTGGCCAGTCCGGCCGTGCCGATCGAACCCTTGCTGCATGCCCAGGCGCGTGCGCTTTCGCTCGAAGCAGGAGCGACGGAGCGCCAGCTCACCCACGAGAGACGGATGAACGAAGCCGTCTTCGAGATGGCTCGTGGCCCGGCGCAAGAGCATGTCGCCCTGCGGGAGATCACCCGGATCATCGGCGAGTTCCTGCGGACCTGGCCCGACCTGCCGCCGGCGGAGCCAGACACGGTTGCTCTCAACGCACGGGAAATGGCGAGGATCGTCTGTGCGCCTGCGTACCGGTCACTGCTTCGTCAGAGTCCCCGAGACATCCTGGGTTCGGTTCGGAAGCCCATGCTGGCGGTCTTTGGCGGGAGGGACTGCCAGGTACCGGGTCCGGAGAACCTCGCCGCCTTTCAACAGGCGGCGGCGGACAACCCATGGGCTGAAACGCTCCTGTTCGAGGACATGAACCATCTGTTTCAAGCGACGCGGACGGGCTCCATGGCGGAGTATGAAGCCCTGCCGCCGGGCCCGGCGGAGGAGGTGCTACGGGCGATCGAAGATTGGCTGGGCCGGCGGCATGGGAGGCTGGCCGAAGAGGGGGCTCCCCCTTCTGGGTGA
- a CDS encoding NAD(P)/FAD-dependent oxidoreductase, whose translation MSRAVVIGGGIAGLSAANVLSQHFERVLLVDRDGQDVAHERQGVPQVDHLHVLMRRGWLALGELFPGIDEDLTRAGAVEIDWGTNSYWVGRFGAFPRPPSDITSRLCSRRLLEKTVRARLVSNPGIELVERFEAETFRWDSSRRRILAVKARDGREVEASLFVDASGRNGPFRSRAVLEKVDARASYSTCVVRLPHAERLPFRQAYVQVCAPHFLRGGGINPIEDGLHLAMLIGAGRELPPGDREGFLEYARSLRDPCVAQVLSDAEFVGPIRSFRRMAGTRVLRPAFQADNFVMMGDALCSFNPIYGQGMTVSLLSALELGRQLAREGRTSQKRFNELVMGPWLTAAGEDLRVPGCTLENVSATRRLAMMLNTALGDRVMLRATFDPDAHQRAMRVLHMVDPPSELLPLALPRVG comes from the coding sequence ATGTCGAGAGCAGTCGTGATTGGCGGTGGGATCGCCGGGTTGTCGGCGGCGAACGTGTTGTCCCAGCACTTCGAGCGCGTCCTGCTCGTGGATAGGGATGGCCAGGACGTGGCGCACGAGCGCCAGGGCGTGCCGCAGGTGGATCACCTCCACGTGTTGATGCGGCGCGGTTGGTTGGCGCTCGGGGAGCTCTTCCCGGGCATCGACGAGGACCTCACCCGGGCCGGGGCAGTGGAGATCGACTGGGGCACGAACAGCTATTGGGTGGGCCGCTTCGGAGCCTTCCCGCGTCCGCCCTCGGACATCACCTCGCGCCTGTGCAGCCGCAGGCTCCTGGAGAAGACGGTCCGCGCGCGGCTGGTGAGCAACCCGGGAATCGAGCTCGTCGAGCGCTTCGAGGCCGAGACGTTCCGGTGGGATTCCTCGCGACGCCGCATCCTGGCGGTGAAGGCGCGGGATGGACGGGAGGTGGAGGCCTCGCTCTTCGTGGATGCCTCGGGGCGCAACGGTCCCTTCCGCTCGCGGGCGGTGCTCGAGAAGGTGGATGCTCGGGCGAGCTACTCCACGTGTGTGGTGCGCCTCCCCCACGCGGAGCGTCTGCCATTCCGGCAGGCCTACGTGCAGGTGTGCGCGCCCCATTTCCTGCGCGGAGGTGGCATCAACCCCATCGAGGACGGACTCCACCTGGCGATGCTGATCGGCGCCGGTCGCGAATTGCCTCCGGGAGACCGGGAGGGCTTCCTGGAGTATGCGCGCTCCCTGCGCGACCCCTGTGTGGCCCAGGTGCTGTCCGACGCCGAGTTCGTGGGGCCCATCCGCTCCTTTCGGAGGATGGCGGGCACACGCGTGCTGCGGCCCGCGTTCCAGGCCGACAACTTCGTGATGATGGGTGATGCGCTGTGCTCCTTCAATCCCATCTATGGGCAGGGAATGACGGTGAGCCTGCTGTCGGCGCTCGAGCTCGGGAGGCAACTGGCCCGGGAGGGGAGGACCTCGCAGAAGCGGTTCAACGAGCTCGTCATGGGCCCCTGGCTCACGGCGGCCGGCGAGGATCTCCGCGTGCCCGGATGCACCCTGGAGAACGTGAGCGCGACCCGGCGCCTGGCCATGATGCTCAACACCGCCCTGGGGGATCGGGTGATGCTCCGGGCCACCTTCGATCCGGACGCGCACCAGCGCGCCATGCGCGTGCTCCACATGGTGGACCCGCCCTCTGAGCTCTTGCCGCTCGCACTGCCTCGAGTGGGGTAG
- a CDS encoding TauD/TfdA family dioxygenase, with the protein MILLEKYHRACSPSSLQGPPVSRYRLSEAELEAVEWLIDEVARTARDGERAWLDACRELHHLLPLPLLQSLSRYRRGEAEPVWVVSGLPIDQEGIGPTPEQYPSVLASPTLRETTWLALIASAIGEPFTFRKHIQGARMVHDIMPLQGSETQQLASSSRGELFWHTEDAFHAFCCDFLGLLCLRNPTSTPTTLAVPAFEELTEAQRGVLFEKRFYILPDETVEGEEVDFPRELVSVLFGNRKHPFLRADPLYTQPREGDVEAWEALNAFFQVIERSQFQWVLMPGDLCLIDNYRAVHGRKPFRARFDGNDRWLKRIFVTADLRKSSSLRKSLSSPWIEGGGPLES; encoded by the coding sequence ATGATTCTGCTCGAAAAATACCATCGTGCATGCTCGCCCAGCAGCCTCCAGGGTCCACCCGTTTCGCGCTACCGCCTTTCCGAGGCGGAGCTCGAAGCTGTCGAGTGGCTGATCGACGAGGTCGCTCGCACCGCACGGGATGGCGAGCGAGCCTGGCTCGATGCCTGCCGAGAGCTCCACCACCTGCTCCCCCTGCCGCTGCTCCAGTCCTTGAGCCGTTATCGACGCGGCGAGGCGGAGCCCGTGTGGGTGGTGTCTGGTTTGCCCATCGACCAGGAGGGGATTGGCCCGACCCCGGAGCAGTACCCCTCCGTGCTCGCTTCCCCCACGCTCCGGGAGACGACGTGGCTTGCCCTGATCGCCTCCGCCATCGGGGAGCCGTTCACCTTTCGCAAGCACATCCAGGGCGCGCGAATGGTGCACGACATCATGCCGCTCCAGGGGAGCGAGACTCAGCAACTGGCGTCCAGCAGCCGCGGCGAGTTGTTCTGGCATACCGAAGACGCCTTTCATGCGTTCTGCTGTGACTTCCTCGGGCTGCTCTGCCTGCGCAATCCGACATCGACGCCTACGACGCTCGCGGTTCCCGCGTTCGAGGAGCTGACCGAAGCCCAGCGCGGAGTCCTCTTCGAGAAGCGGTTCTACATTCTTCCCGACGAAACCGTGGAAGGGGAGGAGGTCGACTTCCCACGCGAGCTCGTCTCGGTTCTCTTCGGGAATCGCAAGCACCCCTTCCTGAGAGCGGACCCCCTCTACACCCAGCCCCGCGAGGGGGATGTCGAGGCGTGGGAGGCGCTGAATGCATTCTTCCAGGTGATCGAGCGCTCGCAGTTCCAATGGGTCCTGATGCCCGGCGATCTCTGCCTCATCGACAACTACCGCGCGGTCCATGGCCGCAAACCATTCCGCGCGCGGTTCGACGGCAATGACCGTTGGCTGAAGCGGATCTTCGTCACGGCGGACCTGCGGAAGTCATCCTCCCTCCGCAAGTCGCTCAGCTCTCCGTGGATCGAAGGCGGAGGCCCACTTGAAAGCTGA